GTTCAGACAAGTACATTAGCTTTATGGGTCTTCACTGTCTAACAGCAATGTTAGGTTTGTCAACCTTGCAAATCATAAATAAGTTACATCagaatcaatttctcaatcGATTATCCAGAAATGTGAAAATCATCGATAAATGGTAAAGTTTGCTAATATGCGGAAGCATCAGTTCAAAGCCAGCAATGAACAATATACCTTCTCCAGACTTTGACTACTTCTAATCACAATAACACGAATAGCAGTGAAATTCATACCATTCAAATCTATGCAGACAATGACATAACTCAGAAAAGTAGCAGGATAACTAACCTAACTGGTTCCACTTTCtttcaatttaacaaacacATCAAGTTCATTTGGCAAAAGTTATTATACCAGCTGAACGACTATAAATATGAGCGCGTGATCCCGAGCGACGAGGAATTGGAATTTCAATCTCAGCCACCAGCGATCAGCTGGCACATTTGCACGAAGCAGGAAAACTGCCCTGCACTCTGTACAGTGAGAAAAAGCAAAACCCTCCTGGCATGGTGGAGAAAGCAAACAAATAAGTAAAACTACTCCACATGAGATTTACAGAAATTACACGAATTGAATATATCCATAAAGCCAATCTACTGAAATGGCATCTCATAGAagttaaagaaaaatctaatctCTAATTCTCATGTCCCCAATAGCAGAAAATTGCATATCATTCCCTTGGCAATCACACTGAGGAGATTTCggcaaaggaacaaaaatatcaCCTTAGTGGCCCTCCAATTATCAAGACATGATCTATGGACATACTTTTGGGTTCCTTTGCAATGGCAGGGAGCAATCAAGTCCTCCCCTAAaagattaaccaaaaaaaatagCTTCAACATTTTGTGGCAAAATGAAGATAGTCACATACAACCTCAGCAATCAACTTCTTTTCTGATTCGAAAATAACAAGTCCCCTCCACAACTGTACCACAAATCTCCATgcacatggagagagagagagagagagaggtgcttTCCCACTCTGGTGACGAGAAAACCTAAGAATATAAAAGGATACCAAGAAAGGTAGCAATTACAGACCTTCATTTTCAAGGCATATGCGACACTGTGGTTGGTCTTTATTAACCAAACGACAAGTCTCATCGACATCAAGATTTTCTAAATCATCGACAGTTACAGCAAATTCCCCTTCAACAGTTGTTATTtcggatgaagatgaagatccttcAGATCTCTCCGTGACATCAGACTGCTGCAAAATGGGTTCATTTTCTGAAGCATCTTCCCTATGACCATCATTAGCTGCTAATTGCATTGCGAAGGATAAAGAATCAGGACTGGACAGCAACTATCATTGCGAGCTCTATGGTTCCTCCTGACCATCTCAACAGCAGCTCAAGTGCCTGGAAGTCAAAGGAAAAGTTACAGCGTCAGTGAAAGAGGATCCATTTTAAGTGTCAAACTCTAATCGTCCTAACTCATTACTTCACATGCGCATATTCACGATTCGCCCCCAATGAACATCAGACAGTCGATGTCTCGGTTGATTCTACCCTTCTTCAATGTGACTTATCATGGAAAACTGAAAGGCATGCCAGTGAAAACTCAAGGCTACTTTCAAACGATTGATTAAGAGATAGAAATATATCCAGCTTTTTCGCTAGACTTCTTGAATGCTGATTTCTGCTTCCATTCGTTTAGCTCTATGCTAGGTAGTTCGCACCAATCAGCAAGATATTAAGCCCATTTTTCACAACATTTAGCATAGAACTCAAAAAAGACAATCGGGGCTCCACGCCTGGTATGGTAAATACACATCTAATATCTGCAGATGCATACTGCATGAAGAGCTTCGTTAGCCGCCTAAGGCCACGAAGCCCTTTTACTGAGACGGAAAGAAATCTCTGCACCATAAGTGGTCGGCCATCCGTCCCTAAAAAGAGGAAGATGGATCAATAGCTGTCAcgacccgccgccgccgccgccccaaAATTAACCTCATCAGGATCAATCTCATTGCTAGTTTGTCCGTATATATACAATTTTCGTAGCTAGAAGAAAACGCACGGCCATACAAACAGGCCACCTCCAGGCACGGAGGAGCAACTGAAGACGAAAAACTtccaagaaaacaaaacaacaaaatcaaGGCCAACCGCATTGCTCCTACTCGGACAATAAACCGAGGGAACGCAGGAAGGGGGGCCAGCCAAGCAACCGGTACGACGCCGAAAATCTCACGATCACCGGATCGCAAACGAGGTCCGCGACCGCGACGGGGCGCGGGGAGACGCAATGCAGTACGGAATCGACGCAGGGAACCAAAGGTCGGCGCCCCGAAGCCGC
The window above is part of the Eucalyptus grandis isolate ANBG69807.140 chromosome 6, ASM1654582v1, whole genome shotgun sequence genome. Proteins encoded here:
- the LOC104450693 gene encoding E3 ubiquitin-protein ligase MARCHF8 → MQLAANDGHREDASENEPILQQSDVTERSEGSSSSSEITTVEGEFAVTVDDLENLDVDETCRLVNKDQPQCRICLENEGEDLIAPCHCKGTQKYVHRSCLDNWRATKEGFAFSHCTECRAVFLLRANVPADRWWLRLKFQFLVARDHALIFIVVQLIVASLGVLVYKFYGEELREMFGYEEHPYGFYTMAVLAIVLVGLLYGFFIAIICGQRISERHYHVLAKQELTKEYVVEDREKMKDVPELDPSHVTELRMLGLY